One genomic window of Amyelois transitella isolate CPQ chromosome 8, ilAmyTran1.1, whole genome shotgun sequence includes the following:
- the LOC106135385 gene encoding phospholipase A1 translates to MHHFSVIVAIVLVIHNLAVVITMVPPTTRRRSDTDLNFAETVYVKVSDACRAIMDLRYNSKNDQSHLIKTMKIIRLYNDTIQTYPIDSAYQALTQAGIFDITKQTKVVIHGFRDNSLSDVPFDLAQAYNEKKMFNVLLLDAEELVNKGYILSAYNVRLVGKRLANLLANLENFGASADDFHILGISLGAHIAGLAGKYFRQYKSRSLGRITGLDPAGPCFTYADSSQRLDKTDAVYVDVIHSNKMVQGVLESLGHADFYLNGGGPNQPGCFMPSCSHLRAAKVYIESIRIPESFIGVKCESYKDFKSNKCETKDLTVLGYGSSSISRGDYYLRTSPNSPYGLGMAGTLCDDKKTMASGVNDWFRMLK, encoded by the exons ATGCACCACTTCTCGGTGATAGTTGCGATCGTGCTCGTGATTCACAATCTGGCTGTGGTGATTACTATGGTGCCGCCGACGACGCGTCGTCGCTCCGATACTGACCTTAACTTCGCGGAGACTGTCTACGTCAAAGTATCTGATGCAT GTAGGGCGATTATGGATCTCCGTTACAATTCAAAAAATGACCAAAGCCATCTAATAAAGACgatgaaaataataagattatATAATGACACCATACAAACGTATCCGATTGACTCCGCTTACCAAGCTCTTACTCAAGCAGGAATATTTGACATAACGAAGCAAACAAAAGTTGTGATACACGGTTTCAGAGATAATTCTCTTTCGGATGTACCCTTTGACCTGGCTCAAGCATAcaatgagaaaaaaatgtttaacgtACTTTTACTGGATGCAGAAGAATTGGTGAACAAAGGTTATATATTGTCTGCGTACAATGTTCGGCTAGTCGGGAAAAGACTCGCCAATCTATTAGCCAATTTGGAAAACTTTGGAGCGAGTGCTGACGACTTCCATATACTCGGTATAAGCCTAGGAGCACATATTGCTGGTTTGGCAGGAAAATACTTTCGTCAATACAAATCCCGTAGCTTGGGCCGTATTACTGGATTGGATCCGGCTGGACCTTGCTTTACATATGCTGACTCTAGCCAGAgacttgataagactgatgcAGTTTACGTAGATGTTATCCATTCGAATAAAATGGTGCAAGGAGTTCTGGAATCCTTAGGCCATGCAGATTTTTATCTCAACGGTGGAGGACCGAATCAGCCAGGTTGTTTTATGCCTAGCTGCAGTCACTTGAGAGCTGCAAAAGTGTATATAGAGAGCATTAGAATTCCTGAATCTTTTATAGGTGTTAAGTGTGAAAGTTACAAAGACTTTAAATCTAACAAATGTGAGACTAAAGACTTAACAGTCTTAGGTTATGGTTCATCAAGTATAAGTCGAGGAGATTATTATCTTCGAACATCGCCAAATTCACCTTACGGCCTCGGCATGGCCGGCACATTGTGTGATGATAAAAAGACTATGGCTAGTGGTGTTAATGACTGGTTTCGGatgctaaaataa